The Thermodesulfobacteriota bacterium genome contains the following window.
TTTCATAACTGAATACGACATCTATTTATTTAAACAGGGTAATAATTTAAACCTATATAACAAGCTAGGCGCACACATTGTAGAGCTTGAAGGTGTTCAGGGTACTCATTTTGCACTTTGGGCACCCAATGCAGAATATGTATCGGTTATTGGAGATTTCAATGGCTGGAATGAAGAGTCACATCCACTAAACGTAAGGTGGGATGAGTCGGGTGTTTGGGAGGGATTTGTCCCAAATATAGGCGATGGAACAGTTTATAAATACAACATCGTTTCAAAAGAAAATAACTATAAAGTCTATAAGGGCGACCCTTATGCTTTTTATTGGGAGACCCCGCCAAAAACAGCTTCAGTTGTAAAGGATCTTAGTTACAATTGGGAAGATAAGAATTGGATTGATACCAGAGCAAAACGAAATTCGCTAAATTCTCCATTTTCAATTTATGAAGTACACATCGGATCTTGGAGAAGAGTGCCTGAGCAAGGAAACAGACCACTTACCTACAGAGAGCTTGCAGTTGAGCTTTCAGAGTATCTAAATGAAACAGGTTTTACGCATGTTGAATTTCTTCCTGTAATGGAACACCCATTTTATGGATCGTGGGGATATCAAACCACC
Protein-coding sequences here:
- the glgB gene encoding 1,4-alpha-glucan branching protein GlgB, which gives rise to MNHSNFITEYDIYLFKQGNNLNLYNKLGAHIVELEGVQGTHFALWAPNAEYVSVIGDFNGWNEESHPLNVRWDESGVWEGFVPNIGDGTVYKYNIVSKENNYKVYKGDPYAFYWETPPKTASVVKDLSYNWEDKNWIDTRAKRNSLNSPFSIYEVHIGSWRRVPEQGNRPLTYRELAVELSEYLNETGFTHVEFLPVMEHPFYGSWGYQTTGYFAPTSRYGTPQDFMYLVDYLHQNDIGVILDWVPSHFPGDEHGLYNFDGTHLYEHADPQKGYHPDWDSYIFNYGRNEVKSFLISSAQFWFDKYHIDGIRVDAVASMLYLDYSRKDGEWIPNEHGGNENLEAINLIKELNQSIYISYPGIQTIAEESTAWPMVSRPTDAGGLGFGMKWNMGWMNDTLEYFSKDPIHRKY